A single region of the Plasmodium malariae genome assembly, chromosome: 7 genome encodes:
- the PmUG01_07049000 gene encoding Plasmodium exported protein, unknown function, with protein sequence MHAIVESIGILVFIKILTFSFLICICHYYNNVSMCGNSIDKKYTLDEFSRITTDRILSRSSLDTKSTDVTSNDKGDTKLKDEKKNIYENSEIPKPGREKVEEILLENEGRNRLPKRKKTIFTRMDEFFEKMIFSLLGPIDIIKYNLEINNKIEGKTVNRKMDLGISPPYLVFLAGFALFIISIALVSHYDNGDVKTMIANLSSTLYHVILIFLISVVVLSIFGFIYVSIKKEKYEKIRANNSKICYNILNYFYKKYI encoded by the exons atGCATGCAATAGTAGAAAGTATTGGGATCCtcgtttttattaaaatactaacgttttcttttttaatttgtatatgCCATTATTACAATAATGTG TCTATGTGTGGTAATTCAATAGATAAGAAGTACACACTAGATGAATTTTCGCGTATAACAACTGATAGAATTCTATCAAGGAGTTCATTGGATACAAAATCAACTGACGTTACATCAAATGACAAGGGTGACACTAAATTAAAggatgaaaagaaaaacatatatgaaaatagcGAAATCCCTAAACCCGGAAGAGAAAAAGTAGAGGAAATTTTGTTAGAAAATGAGGGAAGGAATAGATTAcctaagagaaaaaaaactatttttaCTAGAATGGATGAATTTTTTGAGAAAATGATATTCAGTCTTTTAGGTCCCAtagatataattaaatataacttGGAAATTAATAACAAGATTGAAGGTAAAACGGTAAATAGAAAGATGGATTTAGGAATTTCGCCACCCTATTTAGTTTTTTTGGCAGGATTTGCACTCTTTATAATATCGATTGCTTTAGTTTCACATTACGATAATGGAGATGTAAAAACAATGATAGCAAATTTATCAAGTACACTATACCatgtaattttaatatttttaatatctgTGGTGGTTTTGAGCATATTTggttttatttatgtttctattaaaaaggaaaaatatgaaaaaataagggcaaataattctaaaatttgttataatattcttaattacttttataagaaatacatttaa
- the PmUG01_07049100 gene encoding fam-m protein: protein MDQKIKLFLIIKIVTFIFLLRICLFTNDASTLKKLLNEKYIVDNKLFGRTYRLLGKHKLEKRSNVVCIKEGLPNNCVFEKKIISHHDDETISKRKQSNKNSVDKSQLYTEVIDYDSGMFDGKHYHYEKKWINKKEYDNIVKRKRRINFITLSKMKYNGYGLVIALFFFLFLLGIGLPIIEFSGVMTSIGNKLVGQAWWSSMKNFGYKLVSLLPEFILDNIFIISYVVSIIMLAIVFVILVPRILRNNEKYKKIKLMRE, encoded by the exons atggatcaaaaaattaaattatttttaattattaaaattgttacttttatatttttattgcgGATATGCCTTTTTACTAATGATGCg agcacattaaaaaaattattgaatgAGAAATACATTGTTGATAACAAATTATTTGGAAGAACATACCGATTATTAGGAAAACATAAACTGGAAAAACGTTCAAATGTTGTATGTATAAAAGAAGGGCTACCAAATAATTGTGTGTtcgagaaaaaaattatatctcATCATGATGATGAGACTATAAGTAAAAGGAAacaatcaaataaaaattcagtAGATAAATCGCAACTCTATACAGAAGTTATAGATTATGATAGTGGAATGTTTGATGGGAAGCATTatcattatgaaaaaaaatggattaacaaaaaggaatatgataatatcgttaaaagaaaaaggagaattaattttattactttaagtaaaatgaaatataatggATATGGACTAGTGATtgccttatttttttttttattcttattaggAATTGGATTACCCATAATAGAATTTTCAGGGGTTATGACAAGTATTGGAAACAAATTGGTAGGTCAGGCATGGTGGTCATCTATGAAAAACTTTGGATATAAATTGGTATCATTACTTCCAGAATTTATAttagataatatttttataatatcatatGTGGTGTCTATCATTATGTTAGCTATCGTATTTGTGATACTGGTCCCTAGGAtcttaagaaataatgaaaaatataaaaaaattaagttgatgagagaataa
- the PmUG01_07049200 gene encoding Plasmodium exported protein, unknown function translates to MEQNIRFIFFIKILLFVLLIWICHLYSDMSRFDKYLDKRYSFCKKLNKRIYLLLGKCENGIFSNVEDLELKIPYNTRKKNRKLLTVNDEKWDKEKKEKLYRSSLYKEKLIKRLMKNKCTMLHKSYNHYEKKIMNGLNDKVFFKKMILINDKVYKKLKRKKYGLRLCLLLLLFIFVLILPILDLSLSNSENSLYLLSLLCQLLGYSLTSGTQPQLEGGGASAPDSQLSSFCSSDPSISLKVSSILVYCIPILIMGIMLIIGIFYYYKYVIKHKKIKSMELFNE, encoded by the exons ATGGAACAAAATATTAGGTTTATCTTTTTCATCAAAATTTTGCTGTTTGTCCTTTTAATTTGGATTTGTCATTTATACAGTGACATg agCAGGTTTGATAAATATTTGGATAAGAGGTATagtttttgtaaaaaattaaataagcGAATTTATCTATTGTTAGGAAAATGTGAAAATggtattttttcaaatgttGAAGATTTAGAATTAAAGATACCATAtaatacaagaaaaaaaaacagaaaattaCTTACAGTTAATGATGAAAAATGggacaaagaaaaaaaagaaaaattatatagaagctcattatataaggaaaaattaattaagagacttatgaaaaataaatgtaccaTGTTACATAAATCATATAATCattatgagaaaaaaataatgaatggaCTTAATGataaagttttttttaaaaaaatgatattaattaatgataaggtttacaaaaaattaaaacgtaaaaaatatggattaCGACTTTgcttacttttattattgttcatatttgtattaattttacCTATATTGGATTTATCGTTAAGTAATTCTGAAAATTCATTGTATTTATTGTCATTACTATGTCAGTTATTAGGATATAGTTTAACATCTGGTACACAGCCTCAGTTAGAAGGAGGTGGTGCATCTGCGCCAGATTCTCAATTGAGTTCTTTTTGTTCAAGTGATCCAAGTATATCATTAAAGGTATCTAGTATTCTAGTATATTGTATACCTATTTTAATAATGGGTATTATGCTTATAAtaggaattttttattattataaatatgttataaaacataaaaagatTAAGTCAATGGAATTGTTCAATGAATAG
- the PmUG01_07049300 gene encoding fam-l protein has product MMEQKNMLLFIKISTIIFLLWICKFCNDLKSLNKNLDEKCNLCRKINIRNYRLLAKYKQDSDSCIENFKREIQHNDVKQNKCLSNNKKGPNRNRRQLCKSSLYIQEYDKNVKKNKCAIPKTKKYSNFEEKIFKELDYKDYLYKIKIIEDKEYKKLSRKKRRIRSALILLFFLVLIVPILDLSLEKFTKGGLLGLLGLLYPSSSQGKALGENIEGHLFTLLSATGMNKIKVIFASPILLYCVPFLIFVVIFILGMIYYYKKVIKYENMKFRKRLNR; this is encoded by the exons atgatggaacaaaaaaatatgctgttatttattaaaatttcaacgattatatttttactttggATATGTAAATTTTGCAATGACCTG aaatctctaaataaaaatttggaTGAAAAATGCAATCTttgtagaaaaataaatataagaaattatcgattattagcaaaatataagcaGGATAGTGATTCATGTATTGAGAATTTTAAGAGAGAAATTCAGCATAATGAtgtgaaacaaaataaatgtttatctaataataaaaaaggtcCAAATAGAAACCGAAGACAATTATGTAAaagttcattatatattcagGAATACgataaaaatgttaagaaaaataaatgtgcTATTcctaaaacaaaaaagtattCCAATTtcgaagaaaaaatatttaaagaacttGATTATAAAGATTACCTTTATAAAATCAAGATAATTGAAGataaggaatataaaaaactatcACGTAAAAAACGCAGAATACGATCTGCTTtaattttgttgtttttCCTGGTATTAATAGTACCCATATTAGATCTTTCATTAGAGAAATTTACAAAGGGTGGGTTGTTGGGCTTATTAGGCTTGTTATATCCAAGTTCATCTCAAGGAAAGGCATTGGGGGAAAATATAGAGGGGCATTTGTTTACTTTATTAAGCGCTACTggaatgaataaaataaaagtaatatttgCATCAcctattttgctttattgcGTACCTTTCCTCATATTTGTTGTGATATTTATATTAGGAATGATTTACtactataaaaaagttataaaatatgaaaatatgaagTTCAGAAAAAGACTAAATAGGTAA